The region tCGTATTCcgaataaaaatgatgaatatagaataaaataaaaataaaaactgttgataAATGTATTTACGTGACAGAGTTTGTAGTGGTATGAATATGCATATTCAAGCCATATAGCTTATATCATATAAGCATATAAGTTATGTGctatatgaaaatatgttaTAGATGCAAATATCTGTATAATTAGATGAATGTGTATGGGTATAAATGCTTAGTATCATATATTCagagtatatttattaaaaatgttagctAATAGAGCTTAATAAACTCTATATTCTATATAAAGATTACTTAGCTGGATtagttgataatttatatatcacTATTTACATTATGTTGGTATTTTTTCTGGAAACAAGAAAAATTCAAgtacaattttatcattttagattgtttaaaaGCACTTATTCCTGGAAAACACTctaagaaaaaattagaaatttctATCTTAGGATAGGATACATGTATGTGGTATACCCTTAATACGACATAATTCTCTACCTTAGACAGAAAATTATGCCTTAATTATTAcctaaattatgttaaaaacaatgatttgttgtaaaattttctactttaaatgtataattttgtacctttgaaggaaaaaaaatgatatgTCTATACTTTGGAACCatattgcttatatattttaagaagaCAGAGAATGTGacttttgtattttactttaacttacttttaagcatataaagttaacaaaatatttattaagaagCATTAAATTTGCTGCCtaagtaataagtttttgctgtattaaaaatttgattacatAATGGAATagattatttgaatattattttctgCACCAACAATCACTTAGTGCTTGCAAGGATAACCTATCTTTTAATGACTTTGGcttcaataataacaacaaaaaaaactaaaaaatatttttagtagctGGAAATGTAATGCATTTAATAACCATGTAGCTACATGGTTAATGTAAAGTGGTATTAATATAGTATTAAGTCATGCCAacgaaatttatatatatatatatatatatatatatatatatatatatatatatatatatatatatatatgtgtgtatatatatgtatatatatgtgtatatatatgtatatatatatatatatatatatatatatatatatatatatatatatatatatatatatatatatatgtgtatatatatatatatatatatatgtatgtatgtatgtatgtatgtatatatatacaaatctaATATATtagatttgtttaaaactaaatttttttttataaagtatatgtaAAATAGCAGTGTtgtcattaatattttaaaaataaaaagacaattgttttatttttattatttagtcttgtattattatttttgcttattattCTATACAATTTTGgctaagttttaaaaagaaattgttgtttcataaaatattatgaaGAATCATTGGtaaaaaatttcagcatttCCATCAAATGAATCAGTTACATTTTTACTGGGAACTAAGCTGTAATGACTTCTTCTggaaaaatttcaatatttatacttgattttaaattttgaaaatcagcTTATAGCAGAGTACCATTTATATGAAGCAAGTTTTTGCAATCTGgactaaaaatagtttaaaattctaatagggctgaaaataatctttgctttcttttattctttaccCAGTAAACACGCTTTAGTTGGTCCAACTAACGGGCTAGTATTGGCTATAGTTGGCTAACTGTTGGCATTCCGTGCCAACCATTAACTGACTGTATACCGTGTGTTTTTGAATCGTAAAAGTTTCCCGTAagttttatcaaagtatttataattatattttatgtaaatgtttaGTCGCGTTAGTATAATATGAAgcaatttatacattttttactttcaaacgcttttttaccttttaattaaacttttaaactcaAGCTTTCCTTCACCTTTTAATATAACCGTTTTGCTGATAAGtagaaatattttacttttatccaTTAGTTACATATTCCtatataaattttgacatttgttagagttttttatttaacttcatgatgattttattatgtattagaCATTTTAGCTccattttaactattattaagaGTTAAAATACAGCTAAAATGTGTATGTGCGTATAAAGTAGTATGGTAGTATGTTTACGTGTGtatttctgtatatatatatatatatatatatatatatatatatatatatatatatatatatatatatatatatatatatatatatatatatatatatatatatatatatatatatatatatatatatatatatatatatatatatataaaacatgcATACATAAAGGTTATTGtattctaatatataaatatatatatgttatagtaTAATAACTTATATGTATGCATTTTGTGTTTGAGAATGACTGATCTATAAATGTAGGTATAGTTTATATGGTATTATTTTTAGCACTCCCCTAAACGACTACTTCTATGCCCTTATTGCTATTGACAATAATCTATTAATgcattgattttcaattcataTATGATGTCTTTTTCTTTGTGTTtacttattcattacattttttcatttcatattTATCATATGATGGATTTTTCGCAATATAGAAGAACAAAGTATTGTAAATttgtatgaattttttaaaaatatctactaaTAATTAGTCCAGTTGATGTCTAAACTTCAATGTTGCATATGtcatttttaagtagtttctaggttTTTCTAAATCTGTTTCTTATTCACATGGTTTTACAAGCAAGGtctgcaagcaaatttgagctgaaaatttttttagcctATAAGGAgaattgatgttgttttttgtttaatttaatttgtttaaatatagtagttttaataaataaatgtttgtttgctcttggttttttacttatttgttttcagattcttaagaactaggcaacttagctaagcaagttttgttttattttttagtgtaattgGAAAGAGCTGAAAgctattttttagtgcaattgtaAAGAATTGAAGTGTTTTTTAGTCACTTGACACAGTATAACTggtactgatttgagtaagtttactatttttttatttattttatattggatttattttatattagatatatattttatgtatttaacgtGGGAAAGTTACTGTAATTTGTTGACAAAAAAGTGATCAACAAATTACAGTCTTTAGTTTGTTGAtcacttaaataattttgtgcattgtagtctagattctttgttaaattaaaaataattgatgtaaataaatattgtttaatatttttaattaacagcttatgtatataaacataaaaagataTGGATTTCAATAAATCTTAAGTTTAAATGTAGTCTTAGATTTGAAAAGATCACAATTTGTAAGattcttttacattttcttATTATTCAGCTTTAACAATAGTAATGTTTCTGGCAGAGCCGGATTTAGAGTTTTAGGGGCCCAAGGCCAAAAAAAAGCCTGCGGCCCCATTTTTAGAAGTAatatgttagtttaaaaaaatataatcttagtTTAGcgtaattaaaagttttatttcaatttttttttaatattttttaaaatctacatcattttttttctgtatttttcatTAACAAAGTCTTTAATCAATGAATCtatattaattgatttttgtgACATAGTTGATcgcaaatcattttttattaattttagttttgaaaattaccTTTCTCCAGAGCAGTTGGATATCATGAAACATTTGAAAATcctaagaatttaaatttaataaaatcctAAGAATCCTAAGATTTCAGTATTTAGAAATGTAGCCTCCATTTGTTTTTCCTTTATAAGTTTGTACAAAAACAAATGGGACAATTCAGGAACTTgagtattaaaatgttttttcaaatacagATGTAGATATTCAATTCTGCATATAAATTATCATCAATATCTTCCGTGTAGTCTTCCACCAGACGATTAATGCATGTCTTCAGTTTATCTTTGTTGAATCTCATgtctattaaaaatacaaatttgtcATTCAGTTCCTGATAGCATTGAGctctttcttttaaatttgtagtAAGATTattgatagttttaaaaaaaatgttcgtCTTAAACTCTTTACGTGGACTTAATTAAGGTTCTTCTGATCGGTTTTCACCTAGTAGCGCTTTCTTATTATGGTGTCTCTTTTGTAAATAGTCTATGTCTGGTAACCaggccttcccaggaaaggcgtgcggtcgcacgccttgagTGAACacggatatttttttttttttggataactTGGCCACGCTTTTTTAgcatacattaaaaataacgcatttttaaaaagaggctgaaaaaatcaaattaaattcgTTGTattactttgtaattttttaaataatttattcttttcattAATAAggaaataataacataaaaataatatatatatatattatttttttttgaatttttttttcttataacaaaatttttttttttttattttacataatttttttctaattttaatttttttcgcaTAAGTATGTCTTTCTACAAAAAATAACTTCTAAGTTCTAGAAGAATTATTATCTACAAGGTTCTTGATAAGGATATGAACCTTTAGCTCATTCGGTTAAGACATTACATAGCGCTGCGGAGACCCGGGTTCGCATCCGCGTCAGCAGagcatatttttcaaaatagattaaaaaagttttcggtcacattttctgtttattttttcgACTTGTCTCAAATATCGTTGCTGAAAAAATCAacacctaaaaatatattataaataattataatataaataaataaaaaataaataaatttttttttatgtttactagacataaaaaaaaaaaattgtaataagaaaaaatttttttttttaaataagtataaatatatatatatatatatttcatttttatgttcatatttttatattaataatagaaataaattatgaataaaaataataaaataatacgaCAATTTAGTTAGGTTTTTTCAGCGCCTTTTTAAAAATGCGTCATTAATATATGCTAAAAACCGTGGCCAAactctcaaaaaatatatatatatatgcgtggtcaCTCAAAGCGACCGACCGCACGCCTCTCCTGGGAAGGCCTGGAAACAGCATTCATTCGTTGCAAAATTTGATCCCATATTATTGTTTGTGaaacaaattcaaaagtttCCATTTTCGATAGTAAATTTCCAGCCACAGCTCTTGTTTTATGTTTCAAAACTTTCACACTCATTGATTTTGACCAATCCTTCCATTAATTTATTGTAGTTCTGGTGAATGGTTCTGACCGAGTCAGCATGAGCGCTCCACAGAGTATTCGATAGTGATTTCAATGAACTACTTGCAAACTGTTCCAAAACACTACACAACTTTGTAGAAGCTTTGAGAAAAAATTGTACAGTTCTTGAAAAGTACCAAAAATATTGATTCCCTTGATGCAGCAATCTATAGCAGCCTCTCCTACTGAGTTAAGAGAATGACCTGAACATGGCAAGAATTTTGGAGTTCAATAAGCTTTGCCAGCCTATTGAACTCCAAAATTCTAGTTTTCATTCCTTTATATTTTCCAGTCATATTGCTTGAGTTATCATAAGACTGGCTTCTGCAGTTGCTGATTTCCAAGTTCAATTCTGCGTTTAAAAAGTCCACGGTTGCATTTGCTAAATTTTCCCCGGTGTGATTATCAATGTGAATGAAGTTGACAAATCTTTCAATAGGCTCATTAGAAATTTGATCAATGTACCTCAAGATCACACATAGTTGATCTTTATGACTCGCATCAGGTGTTGAATCTACTGATAATCCATAATACTTAGATTTTAAAACATCGTTGCTGATTGATTGCAAAACTTTTCTTGCCATCAATACGGTTAATtcattaaatgttttctttGAGAGGTAGTTTGTTTTTCCAGAACCACTGCTAAGTTTCTTTTGATCAATGTGCAAATTACAGCTATAACACTTCTTACAACCTCTCTCcagtagttttttttctttgcgaATTTCGTTAAGAAgttgatcatttaaaaaaccttattttttctgtaaaagtATGCTAATGAAGCTTTTCTTTGGTCTGATGAGTGTTCATGCCCCTGAATTGATGCCCCTGAATTTTTCCAATCTTTATATTCTGTTGAAGCTAAAACACATTTTGAGGGTTCAAAAAGCTTGCAGACAAAACAGAATACACAACCTAATGCTAGGGAATATATGAGCCATTCTCTGTTAAATGTTTCACCATTTACTTTTTTCCcattaacaagttttttgagCAATATCGATCTCAATCTTGATACATCATTTTAGAGGATTTAAAGTCATAATCtgcattttaacattttaacagaCCGTTCTCTATCCAAAATTGTATATCCTCAGCTGAAAGAGTTTCCCAAAGTCCTGTATCACTTTACCAATTCAATGGCAAATCGATAGGGAAACATACTCTCTCCTTATTGAGTTCCGATAGCTcgtttaaattttgagtttcaTTAATTAAGTCCTCtacaaaatcaaatatttttgccTCTTTACTTATGCCATAGTTTTTTAGCTAAAGTTGGTGAATTACCATGACATTCTgctcttaataaaaaactatcaagTTTTCGATGTTTCTTTatgttttcttcttttattgctttattctttctttttgtAGCTCCACTTTTATAGCTTCTTCCCATATCTGTTAAAAGATTCTGAAAATGAACACAATTAGTTTAATTGCTATTGTTTATGAGCACTGATTTTACTAATAGATAACGCtccactattttttattattaaaattaagtaaaatggCCTACATAAATAagcaaaagtttgttaaaaataaacaggaaaacaaatgttaaaaatttatgattacTTTTTTCCCAGCACGCTTATTTACTTTACTTAAAAGCGTCAAAATATTGCTTAAGtttaatgcaatttaaaatttaaaacaattactttCTTCAATTACTAagatattttacttaaaagcatgcaaa is a window of Hydra vulgaris chromosome 15, alternate assembly HydraT2T_AEP DNA encoding:
- the LOC136091981 gene encoding uncharacterized protein LOC136091981, encoding MGRSYKSGATKRKNKAIKEENIKKHRKLDSFLLRAECHASTEYKDWKNSGASIQGHEHSSDQRKASLAYFYRKNKKLSSGSGKTNYLSKKTFNELTVLMARKVLQSISNDVLKSKYYGLSVDSTPDASHKDQLCVILRYIDQISNEPIERFVNFIHIDNHTGENLANATVDFLNAELNLEISNCRSQSYDNSSNMTGKYKGMKTRILEFNRLAKLIELQNSCHVQVLIFSATIFETSRKNKQKM